One genomic window of Cloacibacillus sp. includes the following:
- a CDS encoding DUF3870 domain-containing protein, translating into MIVERETLCIIGNAKSPKSDPITHRFVHFFITFIADAETGEIIDLEVSTALQLTNIFIRGLFIGQSLAAVDEALLEKVRTHYLGTSQRAIQVAYKDAVRKYRAWRNNVIITE; encoded by the coding sequence ATGATAGTGGAAAGAGAAACACTCTGTATCATTGGAAATGCAAAATCTCCTAAAAGCGATCCCATTACGCATCGCTTTGTTCATTTTTTTATAACGTTTATCGCCGATGCCGAGACCGGTGAGATCATAGATTTAGAGGTGTCTACCGCCCTGCAGCTTACAAATATCTTTATCAGAGGATTATTCATTGGGCAAAGTCTTGCTGCGGTGGACGAGGCGCTGCTGGAAAAAGTCCGCACCCATTATCTCGGAACTTCGCAGAGGGCGATACAAGTAGCCTATAAGGATGCGGTCAGAAAATATAGGGCATGGCGAAACAACGTGATAATAACGGAATAA